The following coding sequences lie in one Spinacia oleracea cultivar Varoflay chromosome 1, BTI_SOV_V1, whole genome shotgun sequence genomic window:
- the LOC130459130 gene encoding uncharacterized protein: MSAGRGRFRLRGTSSQRADEPNDEPNDETPELHMEEQENHDIPNDTLPTLDPDALWFDHYSVSSTITKVIQSFYDEPYTCWTNAKKHAKDYWWFSFQQSYTWDKKHASSVEVNFRKKAAISLKGMASRADKAKNNTIIPWLSAEVRSELKILRESDDFKKKSQQSILNRLEGEKKGIKHSQGSVSATEIAKRENGKILSAPDLYLKNHTKKDNTMTTEAAQNIWNNFQSKKAAPQASGSTKGDDEIFYEAVGGYSKKGTFFGLGNSAGNYFTRPRKSITNYISTPSSSIVSQLQGQLESTTSELTETSQKLSDALNKIEVLEKDEKRNKEMILELQKKFSEFSQSQA; this comes from the exons ATGTCTGCAGGAAGAGGTCGTTTCAGGCTTAGAGGAACATCTAGCCAGAGAGCCGATGAGCCTAATGATGAGCCTAATGACGAGACTCCAGAGCTACATATGGAAGAGCAAGAAAATCATGATATCCCAAATGACACTCTTCCTACACTCGATCCTGATGCTTTATG GTTTGATCATTACTCTGTTTCAAGTACCATCACAAAAGTCATACAAAGCTTTTATGATGAACCATACACATGCTGGACCAACGCAAAAAAACATGCTAAAGACTACTGGTGGTTTTCATTTCAG CAAAGTTACACGTGGGATAAGAAACACGCATCATCAGTTGAAGTTAATTTTAGGAAGAAAGCTGCAATATCTCTTAAAGGCATGGCCTCTAGGGCCGACAAGGCAAAAAACAACACAATTATACCTTGGTTATCTGCAGAAGTTAGGAGTGAGCTTAAAATTCTTCGAGAATCAGATGATTTTAAGAAGAAATCACAACAATCTATTCTAAATAGGTTGGAGGGAGAAAAGAAAGGTATAAAACATAGTCAGGGATCAGTCTCAGCAACTGAGATAGCTAAACGAGAG AATGGAAAGATCCTTTCTGCTCCTGATCTGTACTTGAAAAATCATACAAAAAAGGACAATACTATGACAACTGAGGCGGCACAAAATATATGG AATAATTTTCAATCCAAGAAAGCTGCACCACAAGCAAGTGGCTCGACTAAGGGAGATGATGAAATATTTTATGAGGCGGTTGGTGGATATTCAAAGAAAGGAACTTTTTTTGGATTAGGAAATAGTGCTGGAAACTATTTCACAAGGCCAAGAAAATCAATCACCAATTATATATCAACACCTTCATCGAGCATTGTCTCTCAACTCCAAGGTCAACTAGAATCTACAACTAGTGAGCTCACTGAAACAAGCCAAAAACTCTCAGATGCTTTAAACAAGATAGAAGTGCTTGAAAAAGATGAGAAGAGGAACAAGGAAATGATCTTGGAGCTTCAAAAGAAATTCTCCGAATTTTCACAATCTCAAGCTTAG